The proteins below come from a single Zhouia spongiae genomic window:
- the gldJ gene encoding gliding motility lipoprotein GldJ: MGKYSIKILSLCFLSVASFTGCKNSSSSKNTSRATGWQINSKEGGFQYNSNFKEQETPPGMVFIEGGTFVKGKVQDDVMHDWNNTPTQQHVQSFYMDETEVTNVMYLEYLDWLKSVFPPDDPAYKNIYQGALPDTLVWRNRLGYNEEMVDNYLRHPAYAEYPVVGVNWVQAAQFAEWRTDRVNEHILEREGYLARNTKYAVTQGDINGTFSTEAYLNRPEQAYGGNIDSLQGKAKRDSTNVFAKRTSGIILPDYRLPTETEWEYAAQAIVGTREYNNYRGRKKYPWEGEYTRSGKRKNIGDQLANFKQGKGDYGGIAGWSDDGADVTAQVKTYPPNDFGLYDMAGNVAEWVADVYRPIVDDEANDFNYYRGNIYMKPSIDKDGKLKIVSQNEIKYDTLSNGRIVARDLPGELAMVPVDEKDTYLRTNFSKSDNRNFRDGDPGSTRNFYERFDDGEKQGTMYDAPQHKISADSTGSIVMEYDKSNNRTTLINDEVRVYKGGSWRDRAYWLDPAQRRYLPQYMATDYIGFRCAMSRVGSKAKKRTKRARD, from the coding sequence ATGGGAAAGTATTCTATTAAAATCTTGTCGCTCTGTTTTTTATCTGTAGCGAGTTTTACAGGATGCAAAAACTCTTCATCTTCTAAAAACACCTCCAGGGCCACTGGATGGCAAATCAACTCCAAAGAGGGTGGTTTTCAGTACAACAGTAATTTTAAGGAACAGGAAACCCCTCCGGGAATGGTGTTTATTGAAGGCGGAACTTTTGTAAAAGGCAAAGTGCAGGATGATGTTATGCACGATTGGAACAACACACCAACTCAACAGCATGTTCAATCATTCTACATGGACGAGACTGAAGTAACAAATGTAATGTATCTGGAGTACCTAGATTGGTTAAAAAGTGTCTTCCCCCCAGACGACCCTGCCTACAAGAACATTTATCAAGGCGCATTGCCAGATACTTTGGTATGGAGAAACCGTTTAGGCTATAACGAAGAAATGGTAGACAATTACCTAAGGCACCCTGCTTATGCAGAATATCCGGTAGTAGGTGTAAACTGGGTACAAGCTGCCCAATTCGCTGAATGGAGAACTGACAGGGTAAATGAACATATATTAGAAAGAGAGGGGTACCTGGCTCGTAATACAAAATATGCTGTTACCCAAGGAGATATCAACGGCACATTCAGTACGGAGGCATACCTGAACAGACCCGAACAAGCTTACGGAGGAAACATCGATTCTTTACAGGGAAAGGCTAAAAGGGATTCAACTAATGTATTTGCCAAGAGAACCAGTGGTATCATTTTACCTGATTACAGGTTACCTACAGAAACTGAATGGGAATATGCCGCACAGGCAATTGTCGGAACCCGTGAATACAATAACTACAGAGGTAGAAAAAAATATCCGTGGGAGGGCGAATATACCCGTTCGGGAAAGAGAAAAAATATTGGTGACCAGTTAGCGAATTTCAAACAAGGAAAAGGTGACTATGGCGGTATTGCCGGATGGTCTGATGACGGTGCAGATGTTACTGCCCAGGTAAAAACTTATCCTCCGAATGATTTCGGACTTTACGATATGGCCGGAAATGTAGCCGAATGGGTTGCTGACGTTTACCGCCCTATCGTTGACGACGAGGCTAATGACTTTAATTACTACAGAGGTAATATATATATGAAACCGTCTATTGACAAAGACGGCAAACTAAAGATTGTTTCTCAGAACGAGATCAAATATGACACTTTAAGTAATGGAAGAATCGTAGCAAGAGATCTTCCTGGTGAGTTGGCAATGGTTCCTGTAGACGAGAAAGACACTTATCTAAGAACCAATTTCTCTAAAAGTGACAACAGGAATTTCAGAGACGGGGATCCGGGTTCTACCAGGAACTTTTATGAAAGATTTGATGACGGTGAAAAACAAGGCACAATGTACGATGCTCCTCAGCATAAGATCTCAGCAGATTCTACGGGCAGTATCGTTATGGAATATGATAAGTCCAACAACAGAACTACGTTGATCAACGATGAGGTCAGAGTATACAAAGGCGGTTCATGGAGAGACAGGGCATACTGGCTGGATCCGGCCCAAAGAAGGTATTTGCCACAGTATATGGCTACAGATTATATAGGATTCAGATGTGCCATGTCGCGAGTTGGGTCAAAAGCAAAAAAGAGAACAAAGAGAGCCAGAGATTAA
- a CDS encoding phosphocholine-specific phospholipase C has product MDNRRDFLKKAALLSGGVGVSMTFPPSIQKALAINPNEGTTFEDAEHIVLLMQENRSFDHCFGTLKGVRGYNDPRAINLPNKNPVWLQSDKAGNTYVPFRLNMRETNATWLGDLPHSWENQVDARNNGKYDKWLEAKKLWRKESRHIPLTLGHYNRQDIPFYYAFADAFTVFDQHFCSSLTGTTTNRLFFWTGTHKGSPEALSNVRNSEVYYNKEAKWKTFPERLEENGISWRVYQNEVSIQTELKGEDSSLLGNFTDNNLEWFTQFNIRYAEGHQKFLKKRFSELPSEIEALKKQIERLPKGQVQKHENELEKKQKQYQKIKEELAVWNPDNYDRLSAFEKSIHQRAFTTNSSDPDYLKTEPQIYNDNGTKREFKVPKGDILHQFRTDVDSGNLPTVSWLVAPQKFSDHPSAPWYGAWYVSEVLDILTKNPEVWKKTIFILNYDENDGYFDHVPPFVAPDPRHKNAMSEGLDTRAEYVTIEEELKKEGMNPEYARESPVGLGYRVPLVVASPWTKGGWVNSQVCDITSTIQFMEKFLSKKTGKKLEETNISSWRRTVSGDLTSAFRPYNSSEFNFDNFVDRNELMQEIYSAGFKSPPSNFKPLGTNEIEQARQDLRFLSQMPVQEEGIKDSCALPYELYADGILDKESRSFKVSFTAADAIFGSNASGAPFNVYAPEKYLQKDADGGESFQPVKTWAYAVKAGDRVSDDWPLQNFEDNKYRLKVYGPNGFYREFSGSVNDPEITMECTYEKTGRFIKKLSGNIVLKLTNNAKKKLKITIKDHAYKNPEKKVVLKKGAFEDVVIESAKSYGWYDFSVLVEGDEQYERRFAGRVETGQASKTDPFMGRVM; this is encoded by the coding sequence ATGGATAATAGAAGGGACTTTTTGAAAAAAGCCGCTTTGTTGAGCGGTGGAGTCGGGGTGTCTATGACGTTTCCTCCTTCAATACAAAAGGCTTTGGCTATAAACCCTAATGAAGGGACTACTTTTGAAGATGCTGAACATATTGTTTTGCTGATGCAGGAAAACAGGTCGTTCGATCATTGTTTCGGAACTTTAAAAGGTGTTCGGGGATATAACGATCCAAGAGCAATTAACTTACCAAATAAAAACCCTGTCTGGTTGCAAAGTGACAAAGCCGGAAATACTTATGTGCCATTCCGGTTAAATATGAGAGAAACCAATGCCACCTGGCTGGGAGACCTTCCCCATTCGTGGGAAAATCAGGTAGACGCACGTAATAACGGTAAATATGACAAGTGGCTTGAGGCTAAAAAGTTGTGGAGAAAAGAATCGCGGCATATACCGCTTACATTAGGACACTATAACAGGCAGGACATCCCTTTCTATTATGCTTTTGCCGATGCCTTTACAGTATTCGACCAGCATTTCTGCTCATCGCTTACCGGAACTACAACGAACAGGTTGTTTTTTTGGACAGGAACTCATAAAGGATCGCCGGAGGCCCTTTCTAATGTAAGGAATTCTGAAGTGTATTATAATAAAGAGGCTAAATGGAAAACGTTTCCGGAACGCCTGGAAGAAAACGGGATCTCGTGGCGGGTGTATCAGAATGAAGTGAGTATCCAGACTGAACTGAAAGGAGAGGACTCTTCATTACTGGGCAATTTTACCGATAACAACCTGGAATGGTTTACTCAGTTCAATATCCGATATGCCGAAGGTCACCAGAAGTTTTTGAAGAAAAGATTCTCAGAATTACCTTCAGAAATAGAAGCCTTGAAAAAACAGATTGAAAGATTGCCGAAAGGACAGGTTCAGAAACACGAAAATGAACTGGAAAAGAAGCAAAAACAATATCAGAAAATTAAAGAGGAATTAGCAGTTTGGAATCCCGATAATTATGACAGGCTTTCTGCTTTTGAAAAAAGCATACATCAGAGGGCGTTTACCACAAACAGTAGCGATCCCGATTATTTAAAAACAGAGCCCCAGATTTATAACGATAACGGAACAAAGAGGGAATTTAAAGTCCCTAAAGGAGATATTCTTCATCAATTCAGAACCGATGTAGACTCGGGTAATTTGCCAACAGTATCGTGGTTGGTAGCACCTCAGAAATTTTCGGACCATCCGAGTGCACCCTGGTATGGAGCATGGTATGTTTCTGAAGTTCTGGATATACTTACCAAGAATCCCGAAGTATGGAAGAAAACAATTTTTATCCTTAATTACGATGAAAATGACGGGTATTTCGATCATGTTCCTCCATTTGTAGCACCTGATCCAAGACATAAAAATGCGATGTCTGAAGGACTAGATACCAGAGCGGAATATGTAACTATAGAGGAAGAACTTAAAAAAGAAGGAATGAACCCCGAATATGCCAGGGAGAGTCCGGTAGGTTTGGGATACCGGGTGCCGCTGGTAGTAGCATCGCCATGGACTAAAGGAGGATGGGTAAATTCGCAGGTGTGCGATATAACTTCCACCATTCAGTTTATGGAAAAGTTTTTGAGTAAAAAAACCGGTAAAAAATTAGAAGAGACAAATATCAGTAGTTGGCGAAGAACTGTTTCGGGCGACTTAACATCGGCTTTTAGGCCATACAACAGCTCGGAATTCAACTTTGATAATTTTGTCGATAGGAATGAGTTGATGCAGGAGATATATAGTGCCGGCTTTAAGTCGCCGCCGTCAAATTTTAAACCGCTTGGCACTAATGAAATAGAGCAGGCCAGGCAAGACCTGAGATTTTTGTCGCAAATGCCGGTTCAGGAAGAAGGAATAAAGGATTCCTGTGCATTGCCTTACGAGTTGTATGCAGACGGAATACTGGATAAAGAGAGCAGGTCTTTTAAAGTTTCGTTTACCGCAGCCGACGCTATTTTTGGGAGTAATGCTTCCGGAGCCCCGTTTAATGTATATGCGCCGGAAAAATATTTGCAAAAAGATGCGGATGGAGGCGAATCGTTTCAGCCTGTTAAAACATGGGCGTATGCTGTAAAGGCAGGCGATAGGGTTTCTGACGATTGGCCATTACAGAATTTTGAAGACAATAAATACCGCCTGAAGGTATATGGGCCTAATGGCTTTTACCGGGAGTTTTCCGGGTCTGTAAATGACCCTGAAATAACTATGGAATGTACTTATGAAAAAACCGGAAGATTCATTAAAAAACTATCCGGGAATATAGTGCTTAAGCTGACCAATAACGCTAAGAAGAAGCTTAAAATAACCATTAAAGACCATGCCTATAAAAATCCGGAGAAAAAGGTAGTGTTAAAAAAAGGAGCGTTTGAAGATGTAGTAATCGAGTCGGCTAAGAGTTACGGATGGTACGACTTTTCAGTATTGGTAGAAGGCGATGAACAATATGAACGAAGGTTTGCAGGCAGGGTAGAAACCGGGCAGGCGTCTAAAACCGACCCTTTTATGGGAAGGGTGATGTAA
- a CDS encoding UDP-N-acetylmuramoyl-tripeptide--D-alanyl-D-alanine ligase, with amino-acid sequence MKTEDLYNVFLNCNKVCTDTRKIEEGDLFFALKGDHFDGNAYAEEALKKGAGYAVIDNPQYSVKNTILVGNVLHTLQQLANYHRKQLTIPVVALTGSNGKTTTKELFNAVLSQKYNTTATIGNLNNHIGVPLTLLSMNKDTELGIVEMGANHLEEIGFLCNIAEPDYGYITNFGKAHLEGFGGMEGVIKGKSELYNYLISGNKTIFYNANDSKQSDLLKSYQNTYSFGDTSNCDVIISLTSHNPFVSVDFEKLQIQTNLIGKYNFPNIAAAITIGTYFKIAPEAIQKALASYTPSNNRSQIIRKGNNKVVLDAYNANPSSMSLALESFSQMDDKNKIAILGDMFELGHESATEHQHIAELALKKKLQGLYLVGNNFFSTNSSSKKFKTFEDLKEYLMANKPENSSILIKGSRGMALERILEFL; translated from the coding sequence ATGAAAACTGAAGATCTATATAATGTATTCTTGAATTGCAACAAGGTTTGCACAGACACCAGAAAAATAGAAGAAGGAGATCTTTTCTTCGCTCTTAAAGGCGATCATTTTGATGGCAACGCATATGCTGAGGAAGCTTTAAAAAAGGGTGCCGGATATGCTGTTATAGATAACCCTCAGTACTCGGTCAAAAACACCATACTGGTCGGCAATGTTTTACACACACTACAACAGCTCGCCAATTACCACAGAAAACAATTAACCATCCCTGTCGTTGCCCTTACCGGTAGCAACGGAAAAACCACCACAAAAGAACTCTTTAATGCCGTATTGTCTCAAAAGTACAATACTACTGCAACCATCGGGAACCTTAACAATCATATCGGGGTTCCGCTTACGTTGCTGTCCATGAACAAGGATACTGAACTCGGAATTGTAGAAATGGGCGCAAACCATTTAGAGGAAATCGGCTTTTTATGCAATATTGCAGAACCAGACTACGGATATATCACCAATTTCGGGAAGGCTCATCTCGAAGGTTTTGGCGGAATGGAAGGTGTTATAAAAGGTAAAAGCGAATTGTACAACTACCTCATATCGGGCAACAAAACCATATTCTACAATGCTAACGATTCTAAGCAATCAGATTTATTAAAATCTTACCAAAACACTTATTCATTCGGAGATACATCAAACTGCGATGTAATTATTTCACTTACATCACATAACCCGTTTGTTTCCGTGGACTTCGAAAAGTTGCAAATACAAACCAACCTCATCGGAAAATATAATTTCCCAAACATTGCGGCCGCAATAACTATTGGCACCTACTTTAAGATAGCTCCTGAAGCCATTCAAAAAGCCCTTGCTTCATACACTCCATCTAATAACAGGTCTCAAATTATACGAAAAGGGAATAATAAAGTCGTTCTGGATGCCTATAACGCCAATCCAAGCAGCATGAGTCTTGCTCTCGAAAGCTTTTCACAAATGGATGATAAAAATAAAATCGCTATTCTGGGCGATATGTTCGAACTTGGCCATGAATCAGCTACAGAGCATCAGCATATCGCAGAACTGGCATTGAAAAAGAAGTTACAAGGCTTATACCTCGTGGGCAATAATTTCTTTTCTACCAATTCTTCATCTAAAAAATTCAAAACCTTCGAAGACCTGAAAGAATACCTCATGGCCAATAAACCGGAAAACAGCTCAATACTTATTAAAGGCTCAAGAGGAATGGCCCTTGAACGGATTTTAGAATTCTTGTAA
- a CDS encoding SusC/RagA family TonB-linked outer membrane protein — MRQKKLMYFLKRGICLVSIMSQTLMFAGKSGTQNHSELDNTIVTIKEQNSTLKKVFRAIEAETNFNFFYDKNVVDVDKKVSIVKYKASLRNILLELSEKVDLKFKQIDNVINVNLRDKTDVPQEIKVKGKVTSAVDGLGMPGVTVMIKGTSSGTTTDFDGLYEINVPASTSVLTYSYLGFVTVGETVGNRTNIDVVLQEDTQQLDEVVVTALGIKREEKALGYAVQKVGGEEVQAVKGVDVATSLTGKVAGLWIQNSTEFNKAPDIRLRGGSSNPLLVIDGVPYGNMNLNDVPSDDIEEMSVLKGATASALYGVRGRGGAVIITTKSGGNGISVNSNQMFFAGYLALPEVQSSYSAGLGGTYSATDYVWGDKLDIGTIAEQWNPETKQLEDMPLTSRGRNNFKDFLEPGVIVNNNVSFARTGEVGSVRTSFTHVMNKGQYPNLKLNRLNLNVSGKLNLTDKWNLKANLGYNRSMTPQTTGAGYGDQGYIYQILLWTGPEYELKKYRDYWSVPNEEQNWHYNAWYDNPYLIAYEKLNSDEQNLTNINLTSEYKLFKGAKLTARLGYDFYSNENTRRNPPGINSNRGWDVNGMYSQNQYRGYSLNTDVLLNYGKKDVLFEDFDIDLTGGFSMYKWEDQRLGASTRGGIVVPGIYSLRNSVERPDVSFSTSRKQVNSVLGLASFSYADAIYLDITGRNDWSSTLAASERSYFYPSVGGSVLLSELGVKPSWLDFWKVRGSWTISKQDIGVYETNVNYSVSQGVWNDYNTAAYPATIKTSTVKPEVDRTWEVGTAAYFLDNRLMLDVAYYNIYTYDRQIDAGISRASGFTSTKINIDETLERKGLEISLNAGIIKKENFTWDASVNWSKTHRYYKELDPLYSQDALWVKPGHRVDNYTASDWLRDPNGNIIHDDGGRPERSRYGSLLGYTDPDFIWGFSNTLTYKNLSFRVSFDGRVGGKLFNYTSYKMWDTGSHPDTDNAWRYDEVVNGNKSYIGNGVRVASGEATYDQYGRIVEDTRVFEPNDTPISYETYARNFGDGSLGVKDPTFIKLRELAIGYTLPKELSEKWGINRASIALTAQNVFMWTKEFEFADPDFNSDSQLSSPSQRFVGLNIKFHISTDKSKK, encoded by the coding sequence ATGAGACAAAAGAAGTTAATGTATTTTCTGAAGCGGGGTATTTGCCTGGTTTCAATAATGTCACAGACACTGATGTTTGCAGGGAAGTCGGGAACACAGAACCATTCGGAACTAGACAACACAATTGTTACAATTAAAGAGCAAAACAGCACCCTGAAAAAGGTGTTTAGAGCCATTGAGGCTGAAACGAATTTTAATTTTTTTTATGATAAGAATGTTGTAGATGTAGACAAAAAGGTCTCAATAGTAAAGTACAAGGCGAGTTTAAGGAATATTTTACTGGAATTGTCTGAGAAGGTAGATCTTAAATTCAAACAAATAGACAATGTTATTAACGTAAACCTTCGCGATAAGACGGATGTCCCCCAGGAAATTAAAGTAAAAGGAAAGGTTACTTCAGCAGTAGACGGATTGGGTATGCCAGGCGTTACTGTTATGATAAAGGGAACTTCTTCAGGAACCACTACAGACTTTGACGGTTTGTATGAAATCAATGTGCCGGCTTCGACATCTGTTTTAACATATAGTTATTTAGGATTTGTAACCGTTGGTGAAACTGTCGGAAACAGGACGAATATAGATGTTGTGCTACAGGAGGATACCCAGCAATTGGATGAAGTGGTAGTAACCGCACTAGGTATTAAAAGGGAAGAAAAAGCATTAGGTTATGCTGTACAGAAAGTAGGAGGAGAAGAAGTACAGGCTGTAAAAGGAGTAGACGTGGCAACATCCCTGACCGGTAAAGTTGCAGGTTTGTGGATACAGAACAGTACCGAGTTTAATAAAGCACCTGATATTCGCCTTAGAGGGGGTAGTTCTAATCCTTTATTGGTTATAGACGGGGTGCCTTATGGAAATATGAACCTTAATGATGTGCCGTCTGATGATATTGAGGAAATGAGCGTCCTGAAAGGAGCAACAGCATCAGCCTTATACGGAGTTAGAGGTAGAGGGGGAGCTGTTATTATCACTACCAAAAGTGGAGGTAACGGAATAAGTGTAAACAGCAACCAAATGTTCTTTGCCGGATATCTGGCATTGCCGGAAGTACAGTCGTCTTATAGTGCCGGTTTAGGGGGTACCTATAGTGCTACGGATTATGTTTGGGGAGATAAACTTGATATCGGAACCATAGCCGAGCAATGGAATCCGGAAACCAAGCAACTGGAAGACATGCCGCTCACCTCAAGGGGTAGAAATAACTTTAAGGACTTTCTGGAGCCGGGGGTTATAGTAAATAACAATGTAAGTTTTGCAAGAACCGGTGAAGTTGGTTCTGTCAGGACATCGTTTACCCACGTCATGAATAAAGGACAGTACCCGAATCTAAAATTGAACAGGCTAAACCTTAATGTATCGGGTAAACTGAATTTGACGGATAAGTGGAATCTTAAAGCCAATTTGGGATACAATCGCAGTATGACACCTCAGACAACAGGAGCTGGCTACGGCGACCAGGGATACATCTATCAAATATTATTATGGACAGGCCCGGAATATGAACTAAAAAAATACAGGGACTATTGGAGTGTTCCGAATGAAGAACAGAACTGGCATTATAATGCCTGGTACGACAACCCCTACCTGATAGCTTATGAGAAGTTAAATAGCGACGAGCAAAATTTAACCAATATTAACCTTACTTCTGAATACAAGCTTTTTAAAGGAGCTAAGTTGACCGCAAGGCTTGGGTACGATTTTTATTCCAATGAAAATACAAGAAGAAACCCGCCCGGAATCAATTCTAACAGGGGTTGGGATGTTAACGGTATGTACAGTCAAAACCAGTATAGAGGGTATAGTTTAAACACGGATGTTTTATTGAACTATGGAAAGAAAGATGTATTGTTTGAAGATTTCGATATAGACCTTACAGGAGGTTTTTCCATGTATAAATGGGAGGATCAGCGTTTAGGAGCTTCGACCAGGGGAGGTATTGTGGTACCCGGAATTTATTCACTGAGAAATTCTGTAGAACGCCCTGATGTTTCTTTTTCTACATCGAGAAAACAAGTAAACAGTGTACTCGGATTGGCATCGTTCTCTTATGCAGATGCAATTTACCTGGATATTACCGGGCGTAACGACTGGAGTTCAACTTTGGCAGCATCGGAAAGGTCTTATTTCTATCCGTCAGTAGGAGGGAGTGTGTTATTGAGTGAATTAGGGGTTAAGCCTTCATGGTTGGATTTTTGGAAAGTCAGGGGGTCGTGGACGATCTCTAAACAAGATATCGGGGTCTATGAAACCAATGTTAATTATAGTGTGAGTCAAGGGGTATGGAACGATTATAATACCGCGGCTTATCCGGCTACGATTAAGACCAGTACGGTTAAGCCTGAGGTAGACAGAACCTGGGAAGTGGGAACCGCTGCCTATTTTCTTGACAATCGTTTAATGCTGGATGTCGCCTATTATAACATCTATACCTACGACAGGCAGATCGATGCCGGAATATCCAGGGCTTCAGGTTTTACAAGTACTAAAATTAATATTGATGAGACCCTGGAAAGAAAAGGTCTGGAGATCTCGTTGAATGCCGGAATTATTAAGAAAGAGAACTTTACTTGGGATGCTTCGGTAAACTGGTCGAAAACCCATCGCTATTATAAAGAACTGGATCCGTTATATTCTCAGGATGCATTATGGGTTAAGCCTGGCCACAGGGTTGATAATTATACTGCTTCTGATTGGCTTAGAGATCCTAACGGAAATATCATACACGACGACGGAGGTAGGCCTGAAAGATCGAGATACGGATCACTTCTGGGGTATACCGACCCGGATTTTATCTGGGGTTTTTCCAATACATTAACGTATAAGAACCTGAGTTTTCGTGTAAGTTTTGACGGACGTGTAGGCGGAAAGCTGTTTAATTACACTTCGTACAAAATGTGGGATACGGGATCTCATCCGGATACCGATAATGCATGGAGGTATGATGAAGTGGTAAACGGGAATAAATCCTATATAGGGAACGGGGTAAGAGTAGCTTCAGGAGAGGCGACATATGACCAGTATGGCCGTATTGTAGAAGATACCAGGGTTTTTGAGCCTAACGATACCCCGATTTCGTATGAAACCTACGCAAGGAATTTCGGAGACGGGTCTCTGGGAGTTAAAGATCCGACCTTCATTAAATTAAGGGAATTGGCAATAGGTTATACCCTGCCTAAGGAACTCAGCGAAAAATGGGGTATAAATCGTGCCAGCATTGCGTTAACTGCCCAGAACGTCTTTATGTGGACAAAGGAATTTGAGTTTGCAGATCCTGATTTCAATTCAGATAGCCAGCTTTCCTCTCCATCTCAAAGATTTGTGGGATTAAATATAAAATTCCATATATCAACGGACAAGTCTAAAAAATAA
- a CDS encoding SusD/RagB family nutrient-binding outer membrane lipoprotein, with protein sequence MKSIFKKRFLAGAAAFLCLFSCADLDKINTNPDGINTVSSQMLATKLILDITRTDISSTKGFMRHFMLDKYILWSEFAESPQYNDLGRVGFGTLPRLIDAAKMMEIAEASGIDESEKNSYLGLAHFIRAYNFFYLTIKVGDIPYSEALMGEDENHVKPKYDTQKEVFLGILDELEQADQLFANGSSFDGDIIYDGNPVQWRKMVNSFALQVLINLYKKEGDSDLQVKQRFSNIVAGKPIFESNDDNFSLVYSDVENQKYPFFKDGNQFTIYPVVSSVLIDKLKELNDYRLFYYAAPSSVKLEGGQTASDFDAYVGVDPAIEYSALSAIASSKDYSDINDRYKELPEGEPVYLLSNAQVQFILAEAAVRGWISGDAETYYSNGIKSAMRFVADNTPDDVAYHHGMPMDDSYIESYPETPEVKFASGMNEQIEQIITQKYLSTFLQSPENAFFENRRTGYPGFPINPATNENLPSDKLPVRWMYDSDEVRYNKENLDEAVNRQYNGVDDNNGIMWILQ encoded by the coding sequence ATGAAAAGTATATTCAAAAAACGATTCCTTGCAGGTGCAGCAGCCTTTCTTTGCCTGTTTAGCTGTGCCGATCTGGATAAAATAAATACGAATCCGGATGGTATTAATACAGTATCGTCGCAAATGCTTGCTACAAAGCTGATACTCGATATCACAAGAACAGATATTAGCTCGACAAAAGGATTTATGAGGCATTTTATGCTCGACAAGTATATTCTATGGAGTGAATTTGCCGAAAGTCCGCAATATAACGACTTAGGACGGGTAGGTTTTGGAACCTTGCCGAGATTGATAGATGCAGCAAAAATGATGGAAATAGCAGAAGCTTCAGGTATCGATGAGAGCGAAAAGAACTCTTATTTGGGATTGGCACATTTTATAAGAGCCTACAACTTTTTCTATCTTACCATTAAAGTAGGAGACATACCCTACAGTGAAGCATTGATGGGTGAAGATGAGAATCATGTAAAACCTAAGTACGATACGCAAAAAGAGGTGTTTCTGGGGATTTTGGACGAGTTGGAGCAGGCAGACCAGCTTTTTGCCAATGGTTCTTCTTTTGATGGCGATATTATATATGATGGAAATCCGGTTCAATGGAGGAAAATGGTCAATTCTTTCGCATTGCAGGTATTGATAAACCTTTATAAAAAAGAAGGAGACAGCGATCTGCAGGTGAAACAACGATTCAGCAATATTGTTGCCGGCAAACCGATCTTTGAAAGTAATGACGATAATTTTAGCTTGGTGTATTCGGATGTAGAAAATCAAAAATATCCGTTCTTTAAAGATGGTAACCAATTTACTATTTACCCTGTGGTATCCAGTGTATTGATAGATAAACTGAAAGAGTTGAATGATTATCGTTTGTTCTATTATGCAGCTCCTTCATCTGTAAAACTGGAAGGAGGACAGACAGCATCTGATTTTGATGCTTACGTCGGAGTAGATCCGGCTATTGAATATTCGGCGTTAAGTGCTATAGCATCATCAAAGGATTATTCAGATATCAACGATCGTTATAAGGAACTTCCCGAGGGAGAGCCGGTATACCTGTTGAGTAACGCCCAGGTGCAATTCATACTTGCCGAGGCAGCAGTAAGAGGTTGGATATCCGGAGATGCTGAAACATATTATAGCAATGGGATCAAATCGGCCATGCGTTTTGTAGCTGATAATACTCCTGACGATGTAGCTTATCATCACGGGATGCCAATGGATGATAGTTATATTGAAAGTTATCCGGAAACCCCTGAAGTGAAATTTGCATCCGGCATGAATGAGCAAATAGAACAGATCATAACACAGAAATACCTGTCTACATTCCTTCAATCGCCCGAAAATGCATTTTTTGAGAATAGAAGAACCGGGTATCCTGGGTTTCCGATAAATCCGGCGACCAATGAAAATCTCCCGTCAGATAAACTACCTGTCAGATGGATGTATGATTCGGATGAAGTGCGTTACAATAAAGAAAACCTTGATGAAGCCGTAAACAGGCAATACAATGGTGTCGATGACAATAATGGGATCATGTGGATCTTACAATAA